Below is a window of Mycolicibacterium chitae DNA.
CAGGTGCAGCTCGCCCAGGCCGGTCAGCGGGCCCGAACCCATCCAGCGGATGTCGTTGGCGATCTTGGTCAGCGAGACCGCGATCGTCTTCAGCGCGCCGGAGGCCTCGACCAGCCCGTCGCGGGCCGCCTGGGCCTCGAAGGAATCCAGCGCCGGGCGCAATTCGGTGACGCCGGTCTTGGTCACCAGCACCTCGACCACCTTGGGGCCGAAGCCGTCCGGCGCGTTGAGGCCGGTGCCGACGGCGGTGCCGCCGATGGCCAGTTCACCGAGGCGGGGCAGCGTGGCCTGTACTCGCTCGATGCCGGCCTGGATCTGCCGGGCGTAGCCGCCGAACTCCTGGCCCAGGGTCACCGGCACGGCGTCCATCAGGTGGGTGCGGCCGGACTTGACCGTGGTGCGCCACTGCTTGGCCTTGGCGTCGAGCGAGGAGTGCAGCACCTCCAGCGCCGGAATCAGGTCCCGCACCGCGGCTTCGGTGGCCGCGATGTGGGTGGCCGTCGGGAAGGTGTCGTTCGACGACTGCGACATGTTGACGTCGTCGTTGGGGTGCACCGTCACGCCATTGGCCGCGCAGATCGAGGCGATGACCTCGTTGGTGTTCATGTTCGAGCTGGTGCCCGAGCCGGTCTGGAAGACGTCGATGGGGAACTGGTCGTCGTGGCGACCGTCGGCGATCTCGGCCGCGGCGGCGATGATCGCGTCGGCCTTGGCGCCATCGAGCAGCCCGAGGTCCTTGTTCACCTGCGCGCAGGCGCCCTTGAGCAGTCCGAGCGCGCGGATCTGGGTGCGCTCGAGGCCGCGGCCGGAGATCGGGAAGTTCTCCACGGCCCGCTGCGTCTGGGCCCGCCACAAGGCGTTTACCGGCACCCGGACTTCGCCCATGGTGTCGTGTTCGATGCGGTACTCGGCGGCGTCGCTGGTCATGGGAGCCCTTCGGTCGTGAATTGGATGGTTACGGAAGCGATCTACGGCAGCGGGTAGGCCGCGGTCTTGTCCCCGGTGAAGTTCACCGCGGAGTATTCGTTGAGCTTGGACAGCCGGTGGTAGGCCTCGATCATGCGCACGGTGCCGGACTTGGACCGCATGACGATCGAGTGGGTGGTGCAGCCGCCGCCGAAGAACCGGACGCCCTTGAGCAGGTCGCCGTCGGTGACGCCGGTGGCGCAGAAGAAGACGTTCTCGCCGGACACCAGGTCCTTGGTGCTCAGCACGCGGTCCAGGTCGTGGCCGCGGTCCAGGGCGCGCTGGCGCTCCTCGTCGTCGGTGGGGGCCAGGGTGGCCTGGATCTCGCCGCCCATACAGCGGATGGCCGCGGCGGTGATGATGCCCTCGGGGGTGCCGCCGATGCCGACCAGCAGGTCGGTGCCGGACTCCGGCCGGCACGCCGAGATGGCGCCGGCCACGTCGCCGTCGGAGATCAGCCGGATGCGCGCGCCGGCCTCGCGGACGTCGGCCATCAGCTTCGCGTGCCGCGGCCGGTCCAGGATGCAGACGGTGATGTCGGAGACCGAGGCCTTGCGGACCTTGGCGATGCGCTGGATGTTCGCCGCGATGGGCGAGGTGATATCGATGAACTCGGCCACGTCCGGGCCGGCGGCGATCTTGTTCATGTAGAACACCGCCGACGGGTCGAACATGGCGCCGCGCTCGGCCACCGCCAGCACGGAGATGGCGTTCGGCATGCCCTTGCTCATCAGGGTGGTGCCGTCGATGGGGTCGACGGCGAAGTCGCAGTCGGGCCCGTCGCCGTTGCCGACCTCCTCGCCGTTGTAGAGCATCGGGGCGTTGTCCTTCTCGCCCTCGCCGATGACCACGACGCCGCGCATCGACACGGAGTTGACCAGTTCGCGCATGGCGTCGACGGCCGCGCCGTCACCGCCTTCCTTGTCGCCGCGTCCCACCCAGCGGCCGGCGGCCATGGCCCCGGCCTCGGTGACCCGCACCAATTCCAGGGCGAGGTTGCGGTCGGGAGCCTCGCGGCGCTTGGGCTGGGCTGATGTGGCGGCACCGTCAGTCATGTGCGTGATTGTCCCAGAAGAGGGTCTGCGATTGGGAGCTGGGATACTGGTGGGGTGACTACCCCAGGACCAGAGCCGACCGAGGCCGCCGATTCGGCGACCCCGCAGCCGCCGGCGGCCGGTGGACCAGGGGTTCCGCACCCGAAGGAGGCCAAACCGCGGGTGCTGCAGGACGGCCGGGACATGTTCTGGTCGATGGCGCCGCTGATTGTCGCCTGCATCGTGCTGGCAGGGCTGCTCGGCATGTGTTCGTTCCAGGCCAGCGGGCCCACGATGGGCAACATCCCCAGCTATGACGCGGTCGGCGCGCTGCAGGCCGACGCCGAGACCATGGCCTTCCCGATCCGGCTTCCCGCCGTCCCCGAGGATTGGCAGTCCAACTCCGGGCGCCGCGGCGGCCTCGAGGCCGCCCGCACCGACCCGGACACCGGCGCCCAGGTGCGCGCGCTGGTGTCCACCGTCGGCTACATCACCGGTGCCGGGCACTACCTGAGCCTGAGCCAGAGCGACGCCGACGAGGCCCGGCTGGTCGCCTCGATCCAGCCCGACGTGGTCCCGACGGGCACGGTCGACGTCGACGGGTTGACCTGGGTGGTCTACGACGGCGGCGAGCGCGACGAGCCGGTGTGGACGGCGCTGCTGCCGGCCCCGCAGGGCCAGACGCAGCTGGCGATCACCGGTGCCGGCACTGTTGACGAGTTCCGTACGCTGGCCAGGGCGACGCAGTCGCAGGCGCCGCTGGTCCCGCGGGCCTGAGCCGAGCAGTACCCGCCGAGAGGAGCACCGTGAGCGCAGCACCGGAGGCAGATCTCAGCGGGTGGACCTGTGAACCCTTCACCGGCGGCGGGCTCAGCTACGACGTCTACCGCAAGGGCGAGGGCCCCGGCGTGGTGCTCATCCCGGAGATGCCGGGGCTGCATCCGGGCGTGCTGGCCCTGGGAAATCACCTGGTGGACAACGGCTTCACGATCGCGGCGCCGTCGCTGTACGGCACCCCCGGCGCGGCAATCGGACCGGGCACGGTGGTCACGCTGCTGAAGGGCTGCGTGGTCAAGGAATTCGCCGCGTTCGCCACCAACAAGAAGCGCCCGATCAGCGACTTCCTGCGGGCGCTGGCGCGCGATCTCAACGACAAGACTCCCGGCAAGGGCGTCGGCGTCATCGGCCAGTGCTTCTCCGGCGGGTTCGCGTTGGCCGCCGCCGTCGACGACGCGGTGCTGGCACCGGTGCTGAGTCAGCCGTCGCTGCCGCTGCCGTTGACCCCCAAGCAGCGCCGCGACCCGGGGGTTTCCGAGGACGAGTTGCGGATCGTGGAGAAGCGGGCCGCCGAAGAGGGCCTGTGTGCCCTGGGCCTGCGCTTCAGCGAGGACCCGATGTCGCCGGGCGCGCGGTTCCAGACGCTCAAGGCGCGCCTGGGTGACGCCTTCGAGGTCATCGAGATCAATTCCGCCCCGGGCAATCCCACCGGGCTGAGCCGGATGGCGCATTCGGTGCTCACCGATCAGGTGCGCGAGCGCGACGGCCACCCCGCCTACGAGGCGCGCCGGCGGACCGTGGAGTTCCTCAAGAATCGGCTGACGCCGTAGCCGGTGCCGGTGTGGCCGTCGCCGTGCGGCCGAACGGCCACCAGCGTTTCCAGAACGGTTCCTTGCGTTCGGCCTCGTCGTCCTCGTCGTCATCCGACTCGTCCAGTGGGGCGCCCTTGTAGACGGCCAGGTACACGCTGATGGTGGTGACGATGACGATCATCAGCACCGGGCCGAGCACGATGCCGACGAAACCGAACATCTTCAGCCCGGCGAAGACCGACAGCAACATCAGTGCCGGGTGCAGGTGCGCGCTCTTGGGGACCAGGAACGGGCGCAGCACGTTGTCGATGTTGGTGACCACCACCAGGTGGAACACGACGACGAAGATGCCGCCGACGACGTTGCCGAACAACGCCATGCCGATGCCCAGCGGGATGGTCACGATGCCGGCGCCCAGCGGGATGAACGACAGCGCGCTCAAGAAGATGACGAACATGAAGAAGCCGTCGTGCAGACCGGCGATGTACAGCGAGATCGCGGCCGCGACACCCTGACACACGGCGATGATGAACTGCCCTCGCACGGTGGCGGTGACCATGGCTCCGACCTTGGCCAGGTAGATGTTCGACACGTCCGGCCCCAGCGGATTGAGATCGCGGAACAGCGCGAGCACCTTCTCGCCGTTGGTGAGCAACGCCAGGAACACGTACAGGAAGATGATGGCCGAGGTGATGACCATCGCGATGCTGCCCACCGAGTCCCGGGCGACGCCCAGCGCCATCTCACCGACGTTCTGACCGATCCGGGTGATTGTGCCCTGCACCGATTCCGGGGTCAGTTCGATATTCATGAACGGCACCTTGGCCAATATCTCGTTGGCGGTGTCCAGCAGCCGCTTGCCCAACTCGGTGAGGTCGGTGTTCGCCATCCAGTGGCTGATGCCGTTGACCATCTGACCGATCTGCACCACCGCGAGGAAGACGATGCCGCTCAACGGTGCCGCGACGATGGCGATCGCCGCCAACAGGGTGGCCGTCGCGGACAGGCCCACGCTGTAGCGGGCCCGCAGCCGGGAGTAGATGGGCCGGAACAGATACGCCAGCACCGCAGCCATCGCGATCAGCACCAGGTAGCTGCGCAGGAAATAGGCGCCGAACGCCAGCGCGATGACCGTCAGGACGGCCAGGACGCGCTTCTGCGTCAGCGTGAACTCGTTGAGCATCGGCTGTGATCCTATGCGGAAATCGTTACTGCGCAGCGAGCTTTGCGATGTGGGCGGCGATGTCGGGATAACGCTTGAGGTGTGCGCCGCCGTTGATGTCAAGGACCTCACCGGTGATCCAGGACGCTTTGGGGGAGACCAAGAACGCCACCGCGTCCGCGATGTCCTGCGGGGTGCCGGTGCGGCCCAGCGCGGTGTTCTCGGTGTACTCCTCGACGACCCCGGGAACCAGCGCGGCGCCCTCGGTCAGCGGGGTGTGCACGAAACCGGGGGCCACGGCGTTGACCCGGATGCCCCGCGGGCCCAGTTCCAGCGCCGCGACCTCGGTGAGCATCGCCAGGCCGGCCTTGGCCGCGCAGTAGGCGCTCATCCCGATCGCGGGCTGGCGGGCGTTCAGCGACGCCAGCGACACGATCACCCCGCCGGCCGACATCCGTGGTGCGGCGTGTTTGAGGACGATGAAGCCGCCGGTGAGGCACACGTCGACGACCTCGCGGAACTGCTCGACGGCCAGATCGGCGATCACCCCGAATCCGGAGAAGCCCGCGCAGTTGATCACGGCGTCCGGCGGTGCCGCGGTGGCGAACAGGTGCTGCACCGAGGCTTCGTCGGTGACCTCGACCGGTGCCGCGGTGTGCGGGTCGCCGAGTTCGGCGGCGCGCTGCCGGGCGGCGTCGAGGTTGCGGTCGGCGAGCGTGACGACATGGCCGTCGGCGGCCAGCGTCTGTGCGGTGGCCCAACCGATTCCGGAGGCGGCACCGATGACGACGGCGTGTGCGGGGTTGCTCACAGGTGCTCCGGACTCGGGTCGCCCCATTTGGCTGCGATGGCCCCCCACGGGTCGGCATAGGGCCCCTCGGCCCGGTAGTAGGGCGCGCGCCGCTGGAGGATCGCGTGCGCCAGCGGCGCAGCCAGCCGCAGCAGCGGCCGCTTCCACCCCGTCCGTTCGGCGGTCTCGATCAACAGGTCAGGCCACGAATGATGTTGGAAGCCAAGAGCTTCCTGGGACCGCGTGGTGTCCATCCAGTCGGTGGCGAACCAGTCGGTATCGCTGTTCGGGTTGCCCTTGAGGCCGACGGGCAGGCCGCCGACCAGCCCCATGGCCGCGGCCACCGCCGAACCGACATCGCCCTGCAGCAGGCGGTGAGAATCGTCGCCGCCGATCAGCAACGTCTCGCCGAGGACGGGGGCGGTGGTCGCCGCCGCGAAGGCCCGCGCGACATCGCGGACATCGACCGTGCTCAGCCGGTTGTCGGTGGGCAGCAGACCTTCGAAGTACATGTTGTCGAAGTTCATCAGCCCGGCGACCTCGACGGTCATCACGCCGCCGAGACGCAGGATCACCCAGTCCAGTTCGGCCGCGCGCACCAGTCGCTCCGACGCCAGCTTGTGCGCGCCGTAGAGATCCGACGGGTTGGGCGGGGTGTCCGAGGTCAGCAGGTCGGTGATTCTGTGCGGGTTGCGGGCGCCGTAGACCGCGATGCTGGAGGCCTGCACGAACCGCGGGGGTGTTGCTTGTTTGGCCGCCGCGGCCAGTAGGTGGCCGGTTGCGTCGACGTTGACCTTGCGCGCCAGCTCCCGGCGGGCGTAGATCAGCGGCGGGATGACGGCGGCCAGGTGGATGACGGCCTCGGGGGCGACGTTGCTGATCAGGTTGTCGACGGCGGCCGGGTCGGTGAGGTCGGCGTAGCGCACCTCCACGCCCGACGGCAGCTTGGCCGCGGCCTCCCGGTTGGCCGGGATGTCCAGGTCGCTGGCGACGACTTTCCGCCCGTCGGCGGCCAACTGCCGCACCGTTGCGGATCCGACCAGGCCGAACGCCCCGGTGACAAGGACCGTCATGGATTGCCTCCCCCTCGTTGGCTGACATAGAACACGTTGCAGGAATCATTGCCTACCGGCAACGCCTACGCCAGGGTGGCGGGGTCGGTGTCGTCGCGGCGGAGGCACCGGAATCCGATATGGCTCATCCCGGTATCGATCATCTGGGGGCGCCGCGCCGCGGGGCGGTAGCGCAGGCAGTAGCTGTCGGCGCACAGGAACGATCCGCCCTTGATCACCTTGCGGGGGACCTTGAACTGCGGCTGGTTCGGGTCGTAACTGTCTGCGGCGCAGCAGGAGTGGCTGTCGCGGTCACCCGTGTACCAGTCGGTGGTCCATTCCCACACGTTGCCGGCCATGTCGAACAGGCCGTAGTCGTTGGGGGCGAAGCTGCCCACCGGTGCGGCCTGCCCGTAGCCGGTCTCGGGCAGATAGGGAAATTCGCCGTGCCAGTAGTTGGCCAGCCGCTGGCCGGGGCGTTCGGGTTCGTCGCCCCAGGTGTAGACGGCCCCGGGTCGGCCGCCGCGGGCCGCGACTTCCCATTCGGTCTCGGTGGGCAGGTCCAGGCCGGCCCAGGCGGCGTAGGCCGCGGCGTCCTCGAAGGCGATGTGCACGACGGGGTGGTTCTCGCGGCCGCGCAACCCCGAACGCGGGCCGCGGGGGTGGTTCCAGCAGGCGCCCGGGGTCCAGGCCCACCATTGCTGAAGGTGGCGAAGGTCGACAGGCCCCGGCGTGCGGTGGAACACCATCGACCCGGGTTGCAGGTTCTCCGGCGGCGCACCCGGATAGTCCTCGGGGTTCAGTGGGCGCTCGGCGACGGTGAGATGGCCGGTCGCTGCGACGAATTCGGCGAACTCGGCGTTCGTCACCTGATTGCGCTGCATCCAGAAGCCGGCTGTCGTGATGGCGCGGGCCGGCGCCTCCTCGGGATAGTGCTGGTCGGAGCCCACGACGGTGGTCTGCGGCGGGATCCACACCAGTTCTTCGCCGAGACCGACGTATTGCCGGAAGCTACTCGCACTTTCCGGCGCAAAGGTGGGTTTGGGCGTCTCGGGGGCGGGGTCAGGGGAAGACACGGGACCAGTCGTCACGCATGCTCGCTAGAGTCCAGCCCTGCGCGGCAGCCCGCTCCAGTGCTTCTTCGGCCCCTGTGGCGTAGGCGAATTCGCGCTCGGCGTCGTCGTGGGCCACCAGCAGGGCCATCGAGGGCGCGGCGCCACCGCGGGTGTAGTCCAGCATGGCGATGTCGCCGTTGGAGTTACCGGCGGCGAAGATCGGGCGGCGGCCGACCCGGCCCCAGATGCGCACCGGCTTCACCGGCCCGTCGTCGAGGAACTCCGGACGGTTGCTGGTGCGCAGCTGCCCGTCGGTGAAGTCCAGGCCGACCGAACTGCCGATCACCCGCTCCGGCGGGATGCCGTACATCCGCTGCGTCACCGGGCGCATGAAGTCGCGGCCACCGCCGGAGGCGATGTAGTTGGTGAACCCGTTGCCTTCGAGGAAACGCAGCAGCTCGATCATCGGCGCGTAGCCACAGTCGGTGTAGGCCCGGCCCAGGCTGGGATGCTGCGCGTCGGTGAAGAACGCCGCGACGCGCTGGGCGTGTTCTTCCACGGTCAACCCCTGATAGGCCGAAAAAATCGCGGCAGCAAGTGTTTTGAGATCCGTGTCGTCGCCGTTGTAGTGCTTGGTCACGGCGTCGCCGAACCAGGCCAAATCGCCGCCGGCGGCCGCCCGGTACGGCGTCTGCGCCGCCAGTTCCGGATCGGCCGCGGCCTGCTCGGCGAGCCGACGGACCAGGAAATCCAGCTGGATGTAGGCCGGTTTCTCACACCACAGCGTGCCGTCGTTGTCGAACACCGCGACCCGGTCCTCGGGCGCCACGAAGCCCCGGCCGCCCGGGGTGGTCACCGCGCTCACGAACTCGACGATCGCCGACTTCGCGGGACCGTCGACCCAGCTTGGCAGCATCTAGTCGGCCGCCAGGAACGAATGCAACTTCTGCACCGCGTGATTGATGGTGAACGACGCCGCCTCCTGCCGCGGCGGGAATTCCTTGAAGGTCTCGAGGAACTGCGTGACGATCCCGCTGCCGTAGAAGGCGATGAAGTCGTGGTCGAGCCACCAGTCGAAGTAGGTGTTCGAGGTGATGTCCGCGCGCTCGTAGGGATCGGTCCGCAGGTTGAAGATCTTCGGTGCGCGCAGCGGGGTGAACGGCTCCATCCAGATTTGCAGGGTGCCCGCGCAGCGCTGCTCGGCGAACACCACCTTCCAGTTGTGAAAGCGGAACCCGAGCACGTCGCAGTCGTCGGAGAAATAGATGAACCCCTTGCGCGGGCTCTGGTCCACCTCGCCGGTGAGGTAGGGCAGCAGATTGAACGCGTCGAGGTGGACCTTGAACTCCCTGTCCTCGCCCCGAAGCGGGATCTTGTGGCCCTTCTTCAACTTCTCGGCGATGTCCGGTTCGCCGGCGGCGGCCAGGAAGGTGGGGAACCAGTCGTGGTGCTGGACAATCTCGTTGGAGACCACTCCCGCGGGAATCTTGCCTGGCCAGCGGACCACCTCCGGGATGCGGAAGGCGCCCTCCCAGTTGGTGTTCTTTTCGCTGCGAAACGGCGTGGTGGCCGCGTCCGGCCAGGTGTTGGCGTGCGGGCCGTTGTCGGTGGAGTAGACGACGATGGTGTCCTCGGCGATGTCCAGTTCGTCGAGCAGATCGAGCAGTTTCCCGACGTGCTTGTCGTGGTCGACCATCGAGTCGTGGTACGGCGACTGCCAGACGCCGGCCTGTCCGAGCGACTCCGGTTTGGTGTGCGTGCGCAGGTGCATGTGGGTGGTGTTCATCCACACGAAGAACGGGGTGTCCGCCTGCACCTGGCGCCGGATGAAGTCGACGCACGCGTCGGTGGTGTCGTCGTCGATGGTCTCCATCCGTTTCTTGGTCAACGGGCCGGTGTCCTCGATGCGCTGCCGGCCGATGGGGCCGTACTTCGGGTCGTCGGGCTCGTCGGAGACCTCGTCGGTGGCCCAGGAATGGATGACACCGCGCGGCCGCTGCATCTCGGCCAGCACCGGGAACTGCTCCTTCTTGGGATAGTCCGGCAGCTCCGGTTCCTCCTCCACGTTGAGGTGGTAGAGATTGCCGAAGAACTCGTCGAAGCCGTGCGCGGTCGGCAGGTACTTGTTCAGATCGCCCAGGTGGTTCTTGCCGAACTGTCCGGTCGCATAACCCAACGGCTTGAGGCATTCGGCGATCGTCGGATCCTCCGGTTGCAGACCGACGTCGGCGCCGGGGAAACCCACCTTGCTCAGCCCGGTGCGGTAGACGCTCTGGCCGGTGATGAACGAGGCGCGCCCGGCGGTGCAACTCTGTTCACCGTAGGCGTCGGTGAACAGCATGCCCTCCTTGGCTATCCGGTCGATGTTGGGCGTCTGATAGCCCATCAGCCCCATGCTGTAACAGCTGAGGTTGGAGATACCGATGTCGTCGCCCCAGATCACCAGGATGTTGGGTTTTCCCTCAGGCATGGTCGGGCCTCGCCTCCGCAGACGGTGTGCAGTCGATTCGTAGACGACGCTAGTCCCGTCGGGGAAGCGATCTGGCGGAAATCAGCTGTGCATTTGGTGAATTCCCCGCATCAGCGGGCGGCGGCCGCCACGGGTGCGGCCTGCCCAGCCTTCATCGTCTCGAACAGCTCCACGTAGTAGGGCAGGCATTCGGCCAGCGCCTGCTCGGTGGTGAACAACGGGCGATAGCCGAGGTCGCGGCGGGCCTTCTCGATGGAGAAGTAGTTGTCCAGGTAAAGCCGTTCCACCGCAAGGGGTTCCAGCAGCGGCGCCGGCAGGCCGAACTTGAAGTGCAGCCGTTGCCAGCCCGTCATCACCGCGCGCACCAACCGGCCGGAGACGCGGAACCGGGGCCAGTGCTGCCCGCACGCCTCGACCACGGGCCGGGAGAACTCAAACATGTTGACGGGGTCGTCGTCGTTGATGAAGTAGGCCTGTCCCGGCGCCGTCCCGCCGGGAACGAGGTGTTCGGCGGCCAGCACGAAACCGTGAATCAGGTTGTGCACGTAGGAGTTGTCCAACTTGGCGTTCTTGTTGCCGATCAGCACCTTGACGTGGCCGGCCAGTACGCTCTCGAACACCTTGCGGAACATCGTCTGATCGCCGCGGCCCCAGATGCCGCTGGGCCGGATCGAACACGTCAGCAGGTCCTCGACGCCGTTCTGCTCCAGCACGTAGCGCTCGGCGACCACCTTGGTCTCGGTGTAGAGATCGTTGAAACGTTCGGTGTAGGGCAGGGTTTCGTCGCCGCGGGAGATCACCTGGCCGCCCATCACCACGCTGTTGGAGGCGGTGTACACGAACCGCCGGACTCCGGCGGCGCGGGCCGCGTGCAGCAGATTCTTGGTGCCGTCGACGTTGACGGCGTAGCTGCGCTGCCGGTACTCCTGGGTGACCGAGGCGCCGCCCATCAGGTCGATGATCGCGGCGGTGTGGAAGATCGTGTCGATGCCGTCGACCACCCGCGCGATGTCCCCGGCATCGGTGAGGTCGCCGACGACGGTCTCGAGCCGTTCGTGGGCCGGCAGCGGCGACGGGACGCGGTCGAAGGAGCGGACGCTCAGTCCGCGCTCGAGCAGCGCGGTCACCAGGTTGGCGCCGAGGAAGCCGGAGCCGCCGGTGACCAGGATGCGGCCGAGGTCGGTGGTCAACGTTGCATCACCCATGACCGAGAAGCGTAACTGAAACGTGTTCCAGTTACGACCCCCTGGCGAAGATTCGCGGGTCTAACCCTGGTCCGAATCGTCGTCGGCGGCCAGAGCCTTTTCGATCCGCTCGCGCGCGCCGGCTAAGTGTTCCTCGCAGCGTTTGGCCAGCTTCTCGCCGCGTTCCCACAGTCTCAGCGACTCGTCGAGGTCCAGGCCGCCCTGCTCGAGGGCCTGCACCACGTCGATCAATTCGTCGCGGCAGTCCTCGTAGCCGAGCTCACTAAGAGCTCTAGTGTCGTCACTCTCAGTCACGTGCCTCTCCTTGACTCACAGCCGTCACGGCGCCGTCGGCGACGCGGATTCGCAACTCGGTCCCGGCGGGGGCGTCGGCGACCGAACGCAGTACCTGCGTCCCGGCCTGCACCACCGCGTAACCGCGGGCCAGCGTCGCGGCCGGGCCCAGCGTGGACAACCGGGCGCTCAGATGCTCGATCCGATCCGATTCCCCGGCGACCAGGCGGGTGA
It encodes the following:
- a CDS encoding 3-beta-hydroxysteroid dehydrogenase — protein: MGDATLTTDLGRILVTGGSGFLGANLVTALLERGLSVRSFDRVPSPLPAHERLETVVGDLTDAGDIARVVDGIDTIFHTAAIIDLMGGASVTQEYRQRSYAVNVDGTKNLLHAARAAGVRRFVYTASNSVVMGGQVISRGDETLPYTERFNDLYTETKVVAERYVLEQNGVEDLLTCSIRPSGIWGRGDQTMFRKVFESVLAGHVKVLIGNKNAKLDNSYVHNLIHGFVLAAEHLVPGGTAPGQAYFINDDDPVNMFEFSRPVVEACGQHWPRFRVSGRLVRAVMTGWQRLHFKFGLPAPLLEPLAVERLYLDNYFSIEKARRDLGYRPLFTTEQALAECLPYYVELFETMKAGQAAPVAAAAR
- a CDS encoding exodeoxyribonuclease VII small subunit, with the protein product MTESDDTRALSELGYEDCRDELIDVVQALEQGGLDLDESLRLWERGEKLAKRCEEHLAGARERIEKALAADDDSDQG